Proteins encoded in a region of the Agromyces protaetiae genome:
- the ilvN gene encoding acetolactate synthase small subunit — translation MSTHVLSLLVEDKPGLLTRVAGLFARRGFNIESLAVGHTEIQGLSRITVVVDVEDLPLEQVTKQLNKLVNVIKIVELEPAQSVQREHLLIKVRVDNATRSQVLEAVNLFRARVVDVATDALVIEVTGDSGKTQALLKVLEPYGIKEIAQSGLLAIGRGGKSISERVFRS, via the coding sequence ATGTCGACCCACGTGCTCTCGCTCCTCGTCGAGGACAAGCCCGGCCTGCTCACCCGGGTCGCCGGGCTGTTCGCCCGCCGCGGCTTCAACATCGAATCCCTCGCGGTCGGCCACACCGAGATCCAGGGCCTGTCCCGCATCACGGTCGTGGTCGACGTCGAGGACCTCCCGCTCGAGCAGGTCACGAAGCAGCTGAACAAGCTCGTGAACGTGATCAAGATCGTCGAGCTCGAGCCGGCGCAGTCGGTGCAGCGCGAACATCTGCTCATCAAGGTCCGGGTCGACAACGCGACCCGATCGCAGGTCCTCGAAGCCGTGAACCTCTTCCGCGCGCGGGTCGTCGACGTGGCGACCGACGCACTCGTCATCGAGGTGACGGGCGACTCCGGCAAGACCCAGGCGCTGCTCAAAGTGCTCGAGCCCTATGGCATCAAAGAGATCGCCCAGTCGGGTCTTCTCGCGATCGGCCGCGGCGGCAAGTCCATTTCCGAGCGCGTCTTCCGCAGCTGA